From Plasmodium malariae genome assembly, chromosome: 8:
TAAGCATgacaactttttttttattttaaagaaatttttttttttttttttactgtgTAAGTAaggttatttatttatatataaatgtaatatctCATTATacatgcttttttttttcttttttttatttttcatatatgggaatgaatatgaattttaatattttactttcaCAGTTACCGCATATTTATCAACATAGATATATGCacattaatgtatatatgtaggtaCGTAagcacgtatgtatgtatatgtatgtacgtatatgtatgtacgtatatgtatgtacgtatatgtatgtacgtatatgtatgcacgtatatgtatgcacgtatatgtatgcacgtatatgtatgcacatatatgtatgcacgcatatgtatgcacgtatatgtaagcacatatatgtatgcacgtatatgtatgcacgtatatgtatgcacgtatatgtatgcacgtatttatgtaaaaatatatatatgcatgtcgGCCCGTTCCTTTCATTTAACTTGCAACGAAGTCTGGGTGCTTCCTCAACACAATTGTTATTTTGGGTATCCTTCGGTTTATTCTATCTGAACTAAAATAAGCAgtttgtattttaattatttgacctgaaaaaagaatggaaaattacatgtgtacatataacacattgttatatataagaacTTTAAAAGTGTGcgatcaaaatatataaagcaaaaaataattgtatacTAATCCATGCACATATAAAGGTACACATATAAGAGTAGATATCAAATAACACACATCAATGcgcataaaaaaataataacgtAACAATAGGTGTACTAAagcttatataaaaatttggcATAGAGAAAAAGCATACCAATATCTTCCTTTTCCATAATTGATGCTGCACCTATTGCAATTTTAGTGGCACTGCCTAAACCTGTTATTATAACCTCGTCAAATGGatttttctcttcatttCCTGTGAACATCCTTTTGCCTATTCTTGCATAGAATGTTGGTTTCTTTGTCATAGAAACCTaaaaaaggacaaaaaaaaaaaaaaaaaaaaaaaaaaaatgaacaaaataaaagtggATAAATTAAagatgaataaaataaaattgaacaaaataaggacgaacaaataaaaattaaacttattaaaaatagccaaatgtataaaaggttgttataattaataaaaaattcaataaCACCTAAAAACACTTTCCACTTGCAAAGAATGTATACGCATACACTTTTTAacattcttaaaaatattcaaattataCAAAACAAACATGAGATGAACAGGTCAGAAAATGCAGAAACGCTGGTGACACACTTGCGCATGTTCAAATGCGAAATTTATACATGGACATactatgtacatacatatgtatatatttatatatatgcacataaatatatatatatatatatatatatatatatatatatatttaattatttatgtatgtgctACATATACATGGTCAAAAggcaaaaaattttaagacaTACTCAGACGAAGAAAAATCGAGACATATTACAACATTCAATCATCATTGATCATGCAAAGCGTACACTATATATctcaatataataatacaaatgaactaaaaattttttgcaaaaacaaaaaaaaaaaaaaaaaaaaaaggaaaaatcaaaaatgaataatgtaTGTAGCAAAAGATTACATATAGGTacaaaaaactaaaaaaattaaaagaaataaaacgAAAGGAAACACATATCgtagagaaaaatataagcatCTACTGTTCAGGCTGCacattaaagaaaaaaaaaaaaaaagaatattaacaattattaacatatattcattttgttttttaatatatttatttcttcataacagtatataatttattacttGAATAGAATTTTCAGCTCTTTCCTGTGATACTTCTTCCGTACTTcccatattttataacacgttaattttatgaaatgttaatttgcttttttatgtatatatatatatatatatatatatatatatatacaaatattatgtatatgcttTATATAAACTACTAGTATATAATGGTAAAAGAATATAACGTTATAACGTAAATTATAgcaaataacataaaaatatatttatatgaatatttattgaatttataaattttaattaaaaaaaaaaaaaaaaaaaaggctttAAAGtatctctatttttttaaaatacatacatatataaacaatatatatatacatatatatatatatatatataattataaaaaaaagcaagCATAACAAGAATTAGCAGTAGAATAcaaacataaacatacatacatataaacatatattgtTAAAAGAGAtgcaaggaaaaaaagaaattgatattgttattgtaataaaaaatataaaatgtgaaaaaacaaaaaaattgtataaaattagaagaaTAAGTAAATCAAGAAGGGGGgtgggggaaaaaaaaaaaaagcaatcCTAAGTATGTATTAACTAGGtgcatgtaatatatatatatatataatatatatcggACAATacgtaataaatatatatacatatatgcgtaagtatatatacccctatttttcataaatttgcACAATTATACTTAAGCTCCTTTTCAAGTAGagttgctatttttttttttttttttttggcaaATACTTTTATATCTACTTTTGAGCAAAAGGGAGTGAAAAAATAGTACTATTACAAGAgggtaaaaattttatacaaaaaaaataatatcgtacgtatataatatatatacatacacgtacatataGAGGCAAgcacactttttttttagcttCAGAAAATAGagtttttctttaattttttcttaaagaataagattatatcatattaaatttacttttttctgttttttctttaGGCTTCATGTgacatactttttttaatgcgTACGTActcatttatatgtatttatatatttttatatatcttcatatgtatacaacTAAACCCAATTCTGCGTTTTAATGTAGTGCGcaaaatgtacataaaaaaaaaatatacatatatatacatatatatatatatatatatatatatatatatatatatatatatatatatatatttatacgtatatatatatatatatatttatacgtatcTCCCACACACCGACCATCAAAATTAcctaaaattatattttatttatttttatttattttttttgggctatataaaattaacttATTTGGAATGAAAGTCggattattttttctttcaacgTACTTCagttttcataattttttaaaaattaccagttcttttcttttcttttcttttcttttttttttttctcgctagttgtaaaaaaaaaaaaaaaaaaaaaaaaagatataaaaaatgaatcatttcaaatatatatttctgcttaacatgaggaaaaaaaaaagagtaagaaaaaaaatttatacgaATGAACAATAAAAGAGTTAAACagtaggaaaaaaaaaaaaaaaatttccttaaatctcaattttattaataaacacaaatttttataataaatattcataatatatataataatatcttCTTACGAAGTAAACAATTTCTTAATTTCGTATAATTACTGAGAGGTGAACACGTGACGGACGGTTCATTCGTATATTTCACacactatttttttttatttcttttatttgatGTGTATATGGAAACTTTACACGTAGGCGGGAGCTACatcatatttatgtttttacctatatatatatctatatatatatatatatataaatatacgctTGTATGGGGgttatgtatgtattcaCAACTTAACGTATATCTAAACTGTAactccaattttttttttaaatgcttAGGATTGGtgaggaaaataaatattaccttatattttaaatataaagtcGTTTTTTCCTCCCATATGTACGACGGTACATGTattactttctttttttttttaataaggaAAAGGATAAATCTCTCAGTATTACAGTGTGATTATAAATTCATTTGGTAAAGGTTATTTAGTTCATATGTCAAAGCCTGTTAATCATTGGtcccttttttgttttatgtttatatccTCAGGCTTTACAAGAAATAGTtgttctatttatttatacatgaaGAGGTGTACTAATATGCATGAGtgttaaaaatgaaagaagaacaaaaaatttcataacaAGAATTGTGCCATTTGTAATGTAAATTTCTTTACGAacacatttaaatatatacttatatatatatgtatatatatatgtatatgtatatgtatacttatatatatgtgcatgagATAATTACTAACTtgtttattttcaattttccGTATTGCGCCAAAGAACATTTTAAG
This genomic window contains:
- the ALBA3 gene encoding DNA/RNA-binding protein Alba 3, putative, with product MGSTEEVSQERAENSIQVSMTKKPTFYARIGKRMFTGNEEKNPFDEVIITGLGSATKIAIGAASIMEKEDIGQIIKIQTAYFSSDRINRRIPKITIVLRKHPDFVAS